One stretch of Gadus chalcogrammus isolate NIFS_2021 chromosome 14, NIFS_Gcha_1.0, whole genome shotgun sequence DNA includes these proteins:
- the trim66 gene encoding tripartite motif-containing protein 66 — MERSCSDCPVPRLAQSLCTLCNKWLCYQCTNMHQHHRPLATSQYADLDLHQPPPPPGSHCPDGTHQRGPGPLALPTAEPGPGLQPRSPLLMCHTHRQEPLELFCESCDLLCCSSCHLSGHKNHRLVHIGKALQDQQWLFESLAVQLDERRASVENTAKQVEDRLHGVKIMQRKAENQIKMAKMIMMNELNKRAGLLIEQLEKISEDFQQRLDDQLQGAIEICGQLDHVHQFVTWATTQHCRSPVLFSKELISLQMQQLLEPSLYLDSWLPVKIKFNWDASYWTKQVASLGQISVEGGNCPFPQALSCPSLLRPQPVPCLSLPSACQRGRELGCGGGGGGGYQACCQPQLCCLHAGPPQPGLSASMHKNQLDPASYSSGCGVPPTLTPAALHQTQSLQSCWDPQISNPGAQAATLQCIPPPLPPTPPPPPSSSPSPPAPGVDTLYLSGGQDNSLPSHPQHATPQPQCKGHPVGRIPENHSKQPLAELQSRPDPGETFPANRPQQQQQQQKQQQKAAALDGMAEDALEGRQREEHGHRHTVGVGVRGGTSSSRGQREERVEQATGVQVERQSKGLTQAERREEQQRTSPPPPAPPPPPPPPPPLPPLPGDHRDARRPSSLEASLTAHGSGAEAPSSRRSSGSACGRRSSRSQSIPAEPPAAPAPSAAAAAAAASLGGGAPDQYSRMDERRRRSSDGVIQCVARQKKPAPVGRTRCRGQGSLQLPSPLLYYKTEPDHPFSKDETEYKVEEKCYKGRNVQKTNSERDFVGAADSPKVPVVCLERLKVLVSRLPPHGRRQSDPLPAGAGACSQRPARADGRGQDIPGGSAFRRATLLFNTPPYTASQSPGRPTAPGDLYDPQGTPEPKHLVPSPDPDSDSEPELLSEPEPDPDPGYDPQLDSDLSQEYEPHLGSSSSSSSEEEEADPEAVALAESARTGERDPGGDWDAAEASDPLRADYQPPGQRDYDHGGPGDAVDLDPADDADSEADAEAKSGGQHQRHQHPHPDSEHRFQADDSDSDVTSNHPRDSQFSGDSDPELDLSEPDVNNNDDDDDDDDDGGDDEPQALRSDLDEGPPVGHRGLLIANPGPGGETGQHGEEMESEDFCAVCLIGGDLLCCDRCPKVFHLACHIPPLLSFPTGDWICTLCRDVMQPEVEYDCEMERTAAVLGLSSCDQRKCQRLTLLLFSNVLSAPFHEPVSPLARHYYQIIKRPMDLSQIRARLSKGNTRRYASPEEYVADVYLMFRNCAKFNYPDSEVAQAGRSLESFFNSRLNEAFPLGVFLPAGQDSDSDDEYDEAYRAAENGFPWPERREQSHRKRKRRHSLNSRKHHL, encoded by the exons ATGGAGAGG AGCTGCTCAGATTGCCCCGTGCCCCGGCTGGCACAGAGCCTCTGCACGCTGTGCAACAAGTGGCTGTGTTACCAGTGTACCAACATGCACCAACACCACAGACCGCTCGCCACCTCCCAGTACGCAGACCTGGACCTACACCAGCCACCTCCGCCCCCCGGCTCCCACTGTCCTGACGGGACGCACCAGAGAGGGCCCGGCCCCCTGGCCCTGCCCACAGCAGAACCAG GCCCGGGGTTGCAGCCGCGCTCCCCCCTTCTCATGTgccacacgcacagacaggAGCCCTTGGAGCTGTTCTGTGAGTCATGTGACCTTCTGTGCTGTAGCAGCTGTCACCTGTCTGGCCACAAGAACCACAG GCTGGTGCACATCGGGAAGGCCCTTCAGGACCAGCAGTGGTTGTTTGAGAGCCTGGCGGTGCAGCTGGACGAGAGGAGGGCCAGCGTGGAGAACACTGCCAAGCAGGTAGAGGACAG GCTCCACGGAGTAAAGATCATGCAGAGGAAGGCAGAGAAccagattaaaatggcaaaaatGATTATGATGAACGAGCTGAACAAACGGGCCGGCCTATTAATAGAGCAACTTGAG AAGATCTCCGAGGACTTCCAGCAACGCTTGGATGATCAACTACAGGGCGCCATAGAGATCTGCGGACAACTGGACCATGTGCATCAGTTTGTTACCTGGGCAACGACTCAGCACTGCAGGAGCCCAGTGCTATTCAGCAAGGAGTTG ATTTCACTTCAGATGCAGCAACTGCTTGAACCATCGCTCTACTTGGACTCATGGCTACCCGTGAAGATCAAGTTTAACTGGGACGCGAGCTACTGGACCAAGCAAGTAGCCTCTCTAG GTCAAATTTCTGTTGAGGGGGGGAACTGCCCCTTTCCCCAGGCCTTGTCCTGCCCCAGCCTACTGAGGCCTCAGCCCGTCCCGTGCCTGTCGCTGCCCTCGGCCTGCCAGAGAGGCCGAGAGctgggctgcggcggcggcggcggcggcggctaccAGGCGTGCTGCCAGCCTCAGCTGTGCTGCCTGCACGCTGGACCCCCTCAGCCGGGCCTGTCCGCCAGCATGCACAAGAACCAGCTGGATCCGGCCTCCTACAGCTCCGGCTGCGGCGTCCCGCCCACCCTTACCCCCGCCGCCCTCCACCAAACCCAGTCCCTCCAGAGCTGCTGGGACCCCCAGATCAGCAACCCGGGAGCGCAGGCCGCCACGCTGCAGTGCATCCCGCCTCCGCTTCCCCCAacgccaccgcctcctccttcctcgtCGCCGTCGCCGCCCGCCCCGGGCGTGGACACTCTTTATCTTAGCGGTGGTCAGGACAACAgcctcccctcccatccccaaCACGCTACGCCGCAGCCCCAGTGCAAAGGGCATCCTGTGGGACGTATTCCTGAGAACCACAGCAAGCAGCCACTTGCAGAACTCCAGAGCAGGCCGGACCCGGGGGAGACCTTCCCCGCCAACaggcctcagcagcagcagcagcaacagaagcagcagcagaaggccGCCGCCCTGGACGGGATGGCAGAAGACGCCTtggaggggaggcagagggaggagcaCGGCCATAGACACACAGTGGGGGTGGGAGTCAGAGGGGGAACGAGTAGCAGCAGGGGGCagcgggaggagagggtggagcaaGCTACCGGTGTCCAGGTGGAGCGTCAGTCCAAGGGGTTAACGCAAGCGGAGCGGCGGGAAGAGCAGCAACGGACCAGTCCcccgccaccagcaccaccaccaccaccaccaccacctccacctctgccTCCGCTGCCTGGAGACCACAGAGATGCCAGG AGACCCTCGTCCCTGGAGGCGTCGCTGACAGCCCACGGGAGCGGAGCCGAGGCCCCCAGCAGCAGGCGCTCCTCCGGCTCGGCgtgtgggaggaggagcagccgcTCCCAGAGCATCCCAGCAGAACCGCCCGCAGCCCCCGCacccagcgccgccgccgccgccgccgccgccagcctGGGGGGCGGAGCTCCGGACCAG TACAGCCGCATGGATGAGAGGCGGCGGAGGTCGTCCGACGGGGTGATCCAGTGTGTTGCCAGGCAGAAAAAGCCAGCCCCAGTTGGCCGCACACGTTGCAGAGGACAGGGCTCCCTGCAACTTCCGTCCCCATTGTTGTATTATAAGACTGAGCCAG ATCACCCTTTTTCGAAAGACGAAACGGAGTATAAAGTGGAAGAGAAATGCTACAAAGGGAGGAACGTACAGAAAACCAACAG CGAAAGGGACTTCGTGGGGGCGGCTGACAGTCCAAAGGTCCCGGTGGTATGTCTGGAACGGCTCAAAGTGCTGGTGTCTCGCCTGCCCCCGCACGGACGGCGCCAGAGCGACCCGCTCccggccggggccggggcctgCTCCCAGAGGCCAGCCCGGGCTGATGGCCGGGGCCAG GACATCCCCGGTGGCTCTGCTTTCAGGAGGGCCACCCTGTTGTTCAACACGCCCCCGTACACGGCGTCCCAAAGCCCGGGTCGACCCACCGCCCCTGGGGACCTCTACGACCCCCAGGGGACCCCTGAGCCCAAGCACCTTGTGCCTTCTCCAGACCCGGACTCGGACTCAGAGCCAGAACTCCTCTCGGAACCGGAACCGGATCCGGATCCGGGCTACGACCCGCAGCTCGACTCGGACTTGTCCCAGGAATACGAGCCGCACCTCGGGTCttcatcgtcgtcgtcgtcggaggaggaggaggcggacccCGAGGCCGTGGCTCTGGCGGAATCAGCGCGCACCGGAGAGCGGGACCCCGGGGGTGACTGGGATGCCGCAGAGGCGTCTGATCCCCTCAGGGCGGACTACCAACCCCCGGGTCAACGGGACTACGACCACGGGGGTCCGGGAGACGCGGTAGACCTGGACCCCGCTGACGACGCAGACTCTGAGGCCGATGCCGAAGCAAAGTCCGGCGGACAGCACCAAcgccaccaacacccccaccccgacTCGGAACACCGTTTCCAGGCCGACGACAGTGACTCCGACGTCACGTCCAACCACCCCAGGGACTCCCAGTTCTCTGGCGACTCTGACCCAGAGTTGGATCTGTCAGAACCCGACGTGAACaacaacgacgacgacgacgacgacgatgatgatggggGGGACGATGAGCCCCAGGCCCTGCGCTCCGACCTGGACGAGGGCCCCCCCGTGGGCCACAGGGGCCTGCTGATCGCCAACCCGGGAcccgggggggagacggggcaacacggagaggagatggagagcgagGACTTCTGCGCCGTGTGTCTGATCGGAGGGGACCTGCTGTGCTGCGATCGCTGTCCCAAAGTCTTCCACCTGGCCTGCCACATCCCTCCGCTTCTGAGCTTTCCGAC GGGTGACTGGATATGCACCTTGTGTAGGGATGTCATGCAGCCAGAGGTGGAGTACGACTGTGAGATGGAAAGGACAGCAGCAGTCCTGGGACTGTCTTCCTGTGACCAGCGA AAATGTCAGCGCCTGACTCTTCTGCTCTTCAGTAACGTCCTAAGCGCTCCCTTCCACGAGCCTGTCAGTCCACTC GCTCGACATTATTATCAGATCATCAAAAGGCCCATGGACCTGTCTCAGATCCGGGCAAGACTCAGCAAGGGCAACACTCGCCGCTACGCCTCTCCAGAGGAGTATGTCGCTGATGTCTATCTCATGTTCCGAAACTGTGCCAAGTTCAATTAC CCCGACTCAGAGGTGGCGCAGGCAGGCCGGAGCCTGGAGTCCTTCTTCAACTCCAGGCTGAACGAAGCCTTCCCTCTCGGAGTCTTCCTCCCGGCCGGCCAGGACTCTGACAGTGATGACGAGTACGACGAAGCCTACAGGGCTGCGGAGAACGGCTTTCCCTGGCCAGAGAGGAGGGAACAGTctcacaggaagaggaagaggagacactCGCTGAACTCCAGAAAGCATCACTTGTAA